aggttggcaaacaagcatacgacgGCTcatctaatggtaagcgattaccgtagcttatagatggctgcaacaccagaagcatcgcaagttcATTGCCaactctatccccaattccccataggtgctttggtcaccttactcaccaacaggaacaccacattgcttgaaaacagtagtaattagctgtgattttctataAGTCGAGATACTACTCCAGTTGGTCTGCTCCATTTTTTGTGCAGGAattttcctactgtgccctacatTAGTTTGCTATGGTACGGGCATTTTTGCTTGTGTACTGTCATTGAGTGTGAGGtggatatttaatttatattataatttgaattattattgtcatttcaATTTCTTCTCTTTCGCTTGTGTGTCCTTTAGTCGAAAGATTTTGCACAAGGGCTTTGCTTGTTTCAATGCTTTTTCTGTTTACtattcaaacatttattattatcatttcaatttcacaaaaaaatgtttttatgtacATAACAAAGAGTAATTGTACTGTCAGTTACTGCTATGCAGTTGATATTAATCTCGATGAAATGAGTGTATAGATATTATacttaactaataaatatatagtacatTTTTTGGCAATGCTTGTTTActttagtacaaaaataaatattaccaatTCACAGCTGTAACatgtgtaatgtgtatatgtgtagCAGTGTCTTGTTACAAAAACAATGATCAGATggtaatataatgtttaattgttGTAGGAATGACCGCTACAACAATGCTTATGGGGATTACAGCGGTGGCTATGGTCCACCAGGGGGTGGATACGGGCACAATTTTAGAGCACAGCGTAATTTTGGCCCTCGTGGCCAGTTTCCTATGCCAGGTGGCCCTCCTATGTTCTATCATGGTTCTCCGGGGCCCCAAGGGCCACCGGGATCACATTTCATGTGGGGAAGAGGATTTGGCCCCGATGGTCCACCAAACCGTAGGCTGCCAGTGGATGACAAAACTATAAAATACCTGTTACGTAAGTATAATATGTAAAGAAATCACTACTCTCTAAGTACAAAAAGATGATCAAGATGATAAAATAAtgacgtaattttattttaacaggtTGTGGTGTTGCAAAAGAGCACCTTAAGAATTTGCCACATGGTTTATTGAAACTGATTGAACCTGAGTATTGTGGACTTTGCGCCCAAGGTTTTGACTCGTTTTCCATGTGTAAGTTATAGTAACAgaagttaaataaaagaaattgcaGGATAATTATTAGTAAACGAATACATAAACTAGTACATTTTTGCtataaaagcaaaataataaaaacgtgataatattttaatctgtttaCAGCTCGCATACATTACATTTCCAAAAACCATTTGAAGAATCAGAAAAAATGGTTATCCCAACAATCTGAGATAGGATTCCGTCGCGCCAGAGAGGTAACTGGACAATTTGTCAACGTAATGTTTCCGTAGACATTTTGGCGACTTTTCGattcacataaaaaatattaaatttgctgccaaatattattttcacttGAGATTCATCGAATAGAGAAACATGTACCTATATAACAAGATTGCGCTGCCCTCAACTAAATCAAGTGAAATTTATGTGAACACCGTCGTCAAAATCGAAACTTATATTGATACAAATTGTCTTTCTTTATGCTATCACTGACGcgatatttaataaacaaatatatgcaACTGGTCTCGGTTAAAATATAGAAATGCCATTTAGGATGAATCGTATTCATCACGAATGACAGTGACCGTATACctacaatttatttacatacatttcgTATTCGgtgttttttaacaaataatttttatcgattttaaatttgtaaagcGAAGCTAAAAGTAATATGAGATTAACATATAGATTTTAAAATCTATTCAAGTAGTTTTCAAAAGCAATTTCGAATTGTTACTTCACAAAGTATGTAGGTGTATAACTCAgattaagaaacaaaaggcagatggagcgTGTGCAACAAAAAGTATGAAGCCACTTTTTATTCATGTGTGCGTGGCGACTAGAAATGGCACTGTAGGAACACGTGCATCTATGTGTGTAtaatgataccataaaaagaaaaaaactccctgcatttttttaaatgtccttTTACGACAATAgtttctaaagttttatttggatacatgaatttataactaaataaatactttgagTTTGCATTTGGATTGAACGATTTTCATGTACATTGTAAACGCCATAGAGCGGAAATCAAGAGATCTCgtgttgtattaaattaaaggtttcgttaaaataacaaaagaaataggtaatatgtcaaaatttttataactaacGGTCCGTCCACACTTTGCTTcggatattaattttgtttttgtttaacaaGGTTTAAATGGACTTTACACAGTTTACAACactagataataaaactttagtgtttttcagtagtatcatatttatttcattagacagatttaaaaaaaaaaacatacataattcaaaatatttattaataataataataataataataatagtcatcATCGTTATTTATTCACACACCCACCATACATCGATTTACAGACAACTTAAAGAGTAGACCAAAATTTAGATAGacaaataattacattggattttttttttatcaacataCGACATTTTTCAGTAAAGCATAAGCCATCctctttaaaatgtaatgaacaCACAACGCAAAATTTTGAAGCCTGCCAATTATTGTCTTGCCTGCTTTGGCGAATAATAGAAACCCATTCTTCTCGTAGCATAACATCTGTCGGCAATctgcaaaaataattaaataataaaacttgacactaattacaatatgtattctttaaatatatctagcATCTTCCATTAAttccactaatattataatctggCTATTGCTCACAACTTAACAAAATATACCATATATGTAAAttacttcatcattatcatatatatatatataaggaactAAATTGATaaccatatacatttttatttaagctcctgcattatatattaatgaccgaatgtaataaatgtaaatggtaataacagataaaaatacatctaaattCGGAATAACTATTTAGGCGTGATATTACGTGCGGGAATCGAATACACGTCCGTACATTTAAAAGTCAGTCTCACTAACGCCTAGACCATCAGGTAGTTTCCCCAATTGAAGGGAAAAACATTTTGCCGAACACTGGCAACACAGTTGAATTAATGTCGAGGTTTTGTGTTCCGAGATAAccatataatttattgagtgaataaataataaaatcaattaaataatttatagttacctgtgaaatgaaattccatcctcttttttttatttttgggaaCAACTTTCACAATGTTTAataacacaagacggcattttttgACACAAAATAATGAATCGCTCGATACGTTTAAACAATACGACGCTATCTTTAGCACTGCTGCGACTTTGTATtcgcttttgattttgtattcgcTTTGGTGGCTTCACTCGCATGTTCGGCGCGCTCCATCTgctatttgtttattaatctgaggtgtataagtatttattttaaaataataactatagtTAATGTGAATCTTCCATTGATTCGTAAAGTGGATTCTGCTGAGTAGAAGCAGCCAGAAACTCAACAGATACTCTTTCAAGTCTTCAATACGTCGCTACACTTTAAATTTAGCCATAATTAATGTCCTATatgacaaatttatttatatacaatcatttatatatatacacacaaacaatcgtttatatttaaacaatcgTGTTGCAGAGTAACAACCTACCTCTGAAGGCACGTGAGCTCTACTGTGAACTTTGCGACGTTCATATTACGTCGAAAACTCACTCTGATTCCCATTACGCAGGAAAACCACACCGAGCGTATGTCAAAGCTACtgttatcaataattattataacctGTATTTGTTTTACCTAGATTTTGTCAAAATCGATTAATTAATTTCGAATTACACGTTTATAAAGGCATACAAACTAACAATAAGAAACAGGGATGAAACTTTGCATGATGCTCtgtcatttttaatttgaaattaatagtatttagcctcttaaacataaaataataacacaccGTAAAACATGTACGGAAGCACATGGGATAGCACCAGTATGTTACAGGATAACAACATTCAATGTGAATTTACATGTGAACGAAGTCGCAGGCTATCTAATGTATATGGAATTCAGGTGTACTTGGTATTTCTGAGATatccttttttttgttgatgTCGACATCGTCTGGACTAGACTTTATTCCAGAGTTATCGtctgtatacaaaaaaaaaaaatgtagccgGCCGGTTTCTGGACATAAGAGGTATTGAAGGAAAACAGACTTAGTACATATGAGATTATAATAGAGACCATTATGTCAGCAAAAAAagtcaaatcaaaattaaaaaaaaattatgtctgTCTGCCTTTTTTCACTTGTGTGCTCATTATACTTTTGGTaagttaaaaaacttaatacttgaaaatatttacttagaattacaaatttaaataatttgtacaggATTGTTGAAGGGCGCAAGAATCCGAGAAATCCGTTTTTGCTTCAACCAGGAATGGAACAACGATTGTAAGCTTTATAAtcatatttgtatagaaaattttaataattgtagtaAAAACCAAAAACTAAACATCACTGTTATTTTAGGGAGCAGTTAATCCGTCGTGAGAAGAAAAGTCTTAAAGCTGTCGAAGAGGAAGTGGTGCCTGAGAGAGAGACAAAAGCTGTACAGCCAGATCTGTATTGTGAAATTTGTaaggtaatattattaataatgtaagttGGCGTGATAACAAGAGAGCCGAGCATGGGCCTATTCTACTGATTTTCTTCGAAAATATGCGATTATTCGATACTTGTCCATATTTATGCAAAAAGGAACCACCCAGCAAATGCGAACTTCTGAGATATCAAAGGATTTACAAAAACATGTGCAGCTCGGTTAGatgaagtaaaattaaaatttattttatttaaattcctggataaattactaattaaagtATGTGTATACCAATTTGGTCATATCAATGtgtatatcaattttttaacatttactaGTTGATAGCTTttctcatatataaaaaagaaccaCACCTCAGGGATACAAATGAAACTAATATATATGAAactaatatatactaatactaatatatatatacattataatatcgTAATATAGCTTtaattaccaattttttttttctgaattatacatacatatagatacGTTTATTCGACGTTATCATCAAATTGGATTTCGAAATCCACCGTATCTAGTCCATCTATGTCGTCTTCTATTTCATCATCACTAATGAGACCATTATAAAAGCTCTGTGCATCTTGTGGAATGAGATATATTATGGATTGAAAATCCGCTAGTTTCGCTGATGTATCATCATAGCTACCCTAACGGCCACAGGGGAACTAAATGTTCCGTCGAGATAACAGCTGGTCTGCCGCAAACAGCGGTTCGGCGGTAGAAAGAGAGAAGAACCTAAttgtgaagattttttttaatactttattgtacaccacaaatatataaaaacaaagcttAAAGATAGTTaaacagtgaagtacaatgggcggacttatggctaattacacatttcttccagacaacccttatttatttatactttattgtattcATTGTTAaaagtttcgaccaacaccttaagaaactctcgcTTGACTGTTGGATAAAGGGTCGTATTCAAAAgtcagtgttgcttgaaacggtctgcattttgtataaatatatttaaaaatataataataaggatATATGTTGAATAAAAGTCATAAtcgacaaaaatatatatactaaaaataaatagagaaCAAAAACTCGTTCATGTCGTCTCCAGTTTAAGATAGTGACTTTCTTGTAGTTCTTGAGCACAGTCTCCGAAATATATTCTCTAAAATACCGACAAATAGGCAACCTTACGCCGATGTTCTATACTTTGAAGTCTGGGTTTAACTAACCAATGATTCGACACCGATGAGTCTTacggcgcgtcgatccacagaatccaaagtagcaagctggtacttggcagagctaTCCCACAAATGGGTGCAGTACTCCAagcacgatcgaacttgtgcttgatacagagtaagaagctgttccggtgtaaAGTACTATCAGCagtttttgccttggattctatgcatagTCCGAAGTTCTGATTAGACGAGACATATATGCCTAGAAAATCAATACTATCGGCGATCGGTACAGATACAGCTCGGAAAGTCGGAGCTAATGAGAACTCCGTTTAgcggtgaaaagacacgcttgcgttttggaagcattaaatttgactaggttggcgtcaccccaatcggatacctctttcaaaaCCAAATTTATGTGTTTGATCAGAGCCTCTATGCTCAAGAGTTTCAGCCCCACTAGCATGGGGGTTGGAGATGTATCTCTTCGTAACTGTGCTCAGtgtctgtttgaaatattaatacataaaaactcACTACATTCTGATCCAATTaactaatacatattataataccaTTCCTAAGATGCgctagttaaaataataaaactaaattacaaggCAAAATATGTTGCAAAGACATGTTATAAGTAACCTAATAAAAACATGTCGTATTTTGCACATATCAAATGTGTATGATAGTATGAAGATTACTAAAAttcttttttcacttttttttcttgttttctaGACATCAGTGACTTGCTCGGAACAAATGACAATGCATTTGAACGGCAAGCGACATCTAGCGAAAGAAAagcaatacattttaaaaatgatgaaGACTAGCGGAGGCAATGATGGTGAGgagaatttagattttattttatttatttaacactttaatCTGCACCAAAATTGAAAATAAGTAACTTTTTAGTGAAACTGTTCCATTGTAACATATTATTCGATTTTGTatacagtcagtcagtcagtttagcctattgcagtccacttctggacataggcctccccatgTTCGCGCCTGACAttctggttttccgcaatcctcatccagcctacaccggcaattttacgtagatcgtcggtccaacggggcGGAGGACGATTTTGTATACAAGGAAACAAAATTGAAACTTATCTACTACAATTCAATCTGTGAcctcccattgctgggcatatgcctctctCTCAATATGGGAGAATGATGATATTTCGTAatagctttttattaaaattatgaatgtttacataattaaaaactacatttaaaaGCTTTAGTTGTTAGTTTTAGAAATTAACCAAGTTAAGcctgattaattttatttatgattttatacagtacaaagaagaaaaaaattactactttaGATTTGCAAGTTTATTTAGAGTAAACTAGTTCTGAGTCTTTCACTATTTTTTTCAGGATTGCAGGAGAAACAGAACGAAGAAAATTCTATGGAAggtataaaatatcattttaataataataataactacacTCCGGCAATACTTTCACACTAAATCAAAACACTCAGCACTACACAAGTATGCAAGCGAAAAAGTTACTAAACTTACACCGCTAAACTTACATGACAGACAACCACAGATTAATGAAAAACTAACGGACCCAAAACAGAAAATCGCTACCTGGGCTAGAAAGTCCCTCCACGGGAAACACAGATCCCACCTATGCCAAACATACGTCGACAAAGATAAGTCGAACGAATGGCTAAGGAAGGGTGAACTGTTCCGTGAGACCGAGGCTTCATGTTAGCAATACAAGACGAATTAATAGCTACACGTAATTACaggaaacatattttaaaagacCCCAATCAGACTAATGACTCATGTAGACATTGCAATAGTGCCTCCGAAACTATTCAACATATAACTAGTTCCTGCAGAAGCATAGTACAGACCGACTACAAACACAGACATGACCAAGTAACATCCATCATTCACCAAGAACTCGGacataaatacaaattcatAGTCAAAAAACAACCATACTACAAATACAAACCGGATGTAATTTTAGAAGACAGAAACTACAAAATTTACTTTGACAGGACTATATTAACGGACCGAACAGTGCATTACAACAGACCAGATATTACTCTTCACGacaaacgaaacaaaacagTCTATCTAATAGACATCGCTATTCCAAACACCCACAATATCCAAACAACCACATCGGACAAACTAACAAAGCTCCTCGCAATAGAAATTAAAACACAGTGGAATGCAGATACTGTTCATATTGTTCCCATTGTACTCTCCGCAACTGGAATCATACCTAAAACTCTTACTAACAGtttaaaaattctaaacatGACTACCAATCTAACATACACCTTACAAAAAGCAACAGTTCTCAACACTTGCCGTATCACTCGAAAATTTCTGACAGCCTCGACAATCACCTCCAACGCAAAACCATCTACCATACTTGGTTAAGGCCCATATGGCAGATTATTACCTTCTCTTATTTAACAAGAGAAgagaaaaagggaaaaaaataataataataagagacTGCCCATATAATATGTTACACAGAATTTTACCGTTTTGGATCTCTCTCCCTTTTTTGTCACGCTTCACTGTCAGTCACCCTTAGAGGATTACTTAGCCCTCCCTCATAAATGATTTCGTCCTTAAAAATAGAAGAGATTAAACATTTGATTTTTTCTAAGATACATAAAAGATCTTTTTCTTGTCATATATCGATCCTCTTATTAGCTaacgtattttatgaataaaccCTAAGTATAGAAATGTTtctaataaagtaattaaaactaatattaaccttttgaccgccatgTCTCAAatccattcccgtgccctgtacgccaaggcatataatacacaaaaataccTATGAAAAAAATAGTGTTGCCAAGActcgttatcgagtaccacatAGTGACgtgttttttttggtttttatgcaataaataactacttattaatctaggaaggtttattttttcaatatttttcttgtgttatcttgcactcaTTATATATACTtccaataacataaataaaaaacaaatattgcatacgtataataattacatacatatgtataaacattacatacatattttgatTAGCCCTTTGGTGCAGTTtctagtgaccctgctttctgctccgggggttgtgggtgcGATtctcaccccgagtctgggtgtaatatatatttatttatgttattgtgttatttatatgtaagtttataaaaaaaatatatagctataccatcagtctgctgttacctataacacaagcattaagttgcttactttaggaacagatgaccgtgtgtgtatgttgtaaatatttttttatttatttattatttatttatacctcttgcgtcacatccctagcggtcaactatagacgacttcagcgttctggacatatcatttacgtggaataagaatgcatgtttttatttcaatgtttctcagtacgtgtagctccaaaagacttttttttatactcaaacGTTGctgggatattctattttcagaaatgttgaattacaaatactagaaatatttttttaataattttatttactactttttttttggtcCGGGTTTTTCGTCGCCTATAGATGTCGTTGGCGCACAGGGCTCGCaagcccttgtcaagtataggtgacttTGGCGTTCAAAAGTTTAACGATTATTGACCTTATTATTATGCCTATAAGATAAATTACACGAACACCTGTTTAACATGATTTTTACATTCCAAGATTCTTgtgatgtaaaattatttagtgaTTTATCTATTAGCTGACTGTGTGAAACTTAATCAAGTCCTACCAACTTACACTAAGAAATATATACACaggtcatcaaaaaaatcgacccacccactttttgtttaatatttatcgatTGTTTCACAGATAAGCTGTTTCacacgtttgttttttattttgagggtCGGTTACGATGTTTGGCATCTTATTTGTCGTAAATCTTATTGAACTTGAAGGTACTTAACCATTTCTTATACAGAAACACTGTTGAGTACTGATTTGATGGTTTTACATCGTAACAAATTCGAATCGTTTTTTGATTCCGGAAGAGCCCTTTGTAGGGATTACTTGTTAATAACGCTAAGTTTATTTACTGTGGCtgtattttgattcattttgactaaaaataatgaacactACAGAAGCTGAGGCGGCCCAAGTTGTGGCTTTGCTGCAACAAGGCATAAGTCAACGTATCGTGGCCAGGAGGTTAAATCTGAGCCGTTCTGCAGTTCGGCGAGTTTACCAAAGGTTTCTGGAGACTGGGCAGTATCGAAGAAGGTCTGGATCTGGAAGACATAGAGTGACAACTCAAAGAGATGACCGCTTTATAGTGTTATCAGCTCTACGGAATCGACACCTATCTGGTGTTGATCTCCAGCGACGCTTACGCGAAGATCGGGGGGTGGCTATAAGTGACAGTACTGTAAGAAGGAGACTTCGTGAGCAGAATTTAAGACCACATAAGCCAGCAACAGGACCACAATTGACCACAGCTCATCGACAAGCCAGACTTCAATTCGCACGTAATCATATCAACTGGACCATAGGCCAATGGGAGTCAGTTATTTTTAGTGATGAGAGTCGAATGACTTTACACGGTTCTGATGGACGCCGTAATGTCATGCGACGGCCAGGTGAACGTTATACCCAGTGTTGCATAAGGGAAACTGTCAGTTATGGTGGGGGCTCTGTAATGTTTTGGGGTGGAATATCTTTGACTGGACGGACGGAGCTGGTTTTCATACGAAGAGGTGCTTTAACTGCTGCACGCTATATCACAGAGATCTTAGAAGACCATGTGATGCCTTATGCCGGCTATATTGGAGAAAACTTTGAATTAATGCATGATAATGCACGACCACACGTAGCGCGCATCACCACCGATTACCTTCAAGAGGTTGGCATTCGGGTAATGTCCTGGCCAGCAAGAAGCCCCGATCTCAATCCTATAGAGCATATGTGGGACACCCTAAAACAAAAGGTTAGAGCCCGTAATCCAGTCCCTACAACATTAGGAGACCTGGAAACCGCCATTAGGGAAGAATGGAACCGAATCCCTCAAGAGACCATTAAAATCTTGATAAGGTCATTAAAACGGCGGATGCAGGCCGTCATTCGAGCAAGAGGAGGGAATACGCAATATTAAATTGCAACAATTGTATGCATACCATTTAAGACTAAAAAACTAGagcgtattaaaaattaatcaaaaaatcgtgtaaaattaaagattctgatttttaaatcaaaatcttaaaaaaaaaaacattttgatgttttaattgtgattaaattgttgtaaataaacaagttcaataaaacattattcagtactaaaaagttttgttgtgatttgtttaaaaaaacgtGATTATCGGTAAAAACGCAGGTGGGCCGATTTTTTTGATGACCAGTTTATTTATAtcaactagcccgttggcgcgtTTATAGTGCTTTCTGCTTCGTGGGTTGTGGTTTCGAGTTTTCGCCTGAGtctgatatttgtatttatttatgtatgtattacttCTATGtacatttttcataaaataaataaatagctataacagtcgactgttacctataacaccagcattatatatatacagcataggaacagatgactatacttttttttcgtaatttcaaTCGCATTCGTAGTGCCAAACACTTTACAGTGCATATTACACTTTGATTACAAATATCTAAGCACTTTACTTAATTCAAGTGAGCTTCAAAAACacttgaatcgtcattttacaaattaaagttatatttgtttcaaataa
This is a stretch of genomic DNA from Melitaea cinxia chromosome 2, ilMelCinx1.1, whole genome shotgun sequence. It encodes these proteins:
- the LOC123664731 gene encoding uncharacterized protein LOC123664731, coding for MVPTNKIRHSHQFKNSQKLLSQTHKLKQINGLSSCLLSMMEEGDQINNEGDEQYEADDQYKDESYGERYQEEYYDEGEEQHQKPTKPPKKFRNNYRNDRYNNAYGDYSGGYGPPGGGYGHNFRAQRNFGPRGQFPMPGGPPMFYHGSPGPQGPPGSHFMWGRGFGPDGPPNRRLPVDDKTIKYLLRCGVAKEHLKNLPHGLLKLIEPEYCGLCAQGFDSFSMSRIHYISKNHLKNQKKWLSQQSEIGFRRARESNNLPLKARELYCELCDVHITSKTHSDSHYAGKPHRAIVEGRKNPRNPFLLQPGMEQRLEQLIRREKKSLKAVEEEVVPERETKAVQPDLYCEICKTSVTCSEQMTMHLNGKRHLAKEKQYILKMMKTSGGNDGLQEKQNEENSMEVNEDEGEGECEAEGEGECEAEGEAEGEESYDWGQGEEKWDETETKEEEKEE